In the genome of Cryptomeria japonica chromosome 8, Sugi_1.0, whole genome shotgun sequence, one region contains:
- the LOC131057197 gene encoding probable 2-oxoglutarate-dependent dioxygenase AOP1: MSLSLQKEVDIPVIDISQFPLDYWEGGDGLNKLHHHSMAATVREACKELGFFRLVNTGIPTELLQNVENVIHELYAMPAEAKERAVTSNPVQSYMRSLSQETFCLMKMPHSDSLQQLTYKIWPDKGNLMFSETIGTYTLAMADLQQKINKIIIASLGLDVTTFFHSDFEDCEAYMRLSRYSSNGKFTEDEGALFEHTDLACFTILCQTNEGLQIRTKEGKWLNVKPIASSFVINAWTNRRFRSAEHRVVFRGWTDRLSIAWFVHFPYDKEIWAPAGFVDDNNPRYYRPFTFSQFKHYFDKNFRPKGINLLNLIDSYAGIPTV, translated from the exons ATGTCTTTGTCGCTGCAAAAAGAAGTCGACATTCCTGTGATTGACATTTCACAGTTTCCATTGGACTACTGGGAAGGAGGAGATGGATTAAACAAGCTTCACCATCATTCCATGGCGGCCACGGTGAGAGAGGCCTGTAAGGAATTGGGATTCTTCCGGCTGGTTAACACTGGAATTCCAACAGAACTTCTGCAGAATGTAGAAAATGTTATCCATGAACTCTATGCGATGCCTGCAGAGGCTAAAGAGAGAGCCGTCACATCAAACCCCGTTCAGAGCTACATGCGTTCGTTGTCACAGGAGACCTTCTGCCTTATGAAAATGCCTCATTCGGATTCTCTTCAGCAATTGACTTACAAAATATGGCCAGATAAAGGAAATCTAATGTTCAG TGAGACAATTGGGACATATACACTTGCCATGGCAGATCTCCAACAGAAGATCAACAAAATCATTATTGCGAGCCTCGGATTGGACGTGACAACTTTCTTCCATTCTGATTTCGAAGACTGTGAAGCTTACATGCGTTTAAGCCGCTACTCCTCCAATGGAAAGTTCACAGAAGACGAAGGAGCTCTGTTTGAGCATACTGACCTAGCTTGCTTTACGATACTTTGCCAGACAAATGAAGGCCTTCAGATTCGGACCAAAGAGGGAAAGTGGTTAAATGTGAAGCCCATAGCATCTTCCTTCGTTATCAAC GCATGGACGAACCGCAGATTCCGCAGCGCAGAGCACCGGGTAGTTTTCAGAGGGTGGACGGATCGGCTGTCTATCGCTTggtttgtacattttccttatgatAAAGAAATATGGGCTCCAGCAGGGTTTGTGGACGACAATAATCCACGATATTACAGGCCTTTTACCTTCTCCCAGTTCAAGCATTATTTCGATAAAAATTTCCGCCCTAAAGGAATCAATCTTCTGAATTTGATTGACAGTTATGCGGGCATACCTACCGTCTGA